Proteins from a single region of Flavobacterium sp. YJ01:
- a CDS encoding glycan-binding surface protein, which produces MKYILNKKYWAPIAILSMMVFGMLFTSCDNNDSEGATITITRVFLEDVNSTVPDREVTFARLGQLLRIEGSGFTGLKKVYINGYSTYFNVVFVSNNSMLVSVSADTPILEADPSVRNTIRFVNDNSETTFKFEIRSGKPAISSISNTMPNPGETITVSGSGLTEVSKVVFPGNVEVTSGITSDEDGEFFIVTVPNGVSDNGGSLFVQTSNGGVYSPAYFNCKRGIILDFDGRGTQGSWSTATIPGMIAPADLESATIGTGNASHGKYVPHRPARLASIAPATGRATEAWTAGTGVDNWRTQLTPFIPASTPLDKVAFQFDIYVPDAWKDSGYLKICTVNNFNAGTWAGGVYNYIPWLVDGKSVAFQTTGWITVTIPLNKFYQWSKEAATFETVLTYRETTTYQNFGIWFENADVKMKDVLGTESAVEFPSKATSVKVYTDNWRIVPLDTPVYNDFN; this is translated from the coding sequence ATGAAATATATTTTAAATAAAAAGTATTGGGCACCAATTGCAATTTTAAGCATGATGGTTTTCGGTATGTTGTTTACTTCTTGCGACAACAACGATTCAGAGGGAGCAACAATTACGATCACAAGAGTATTTTTAGAAGACGTAAATTCGACTGTACCAGATAGAGAAGTTACTTTTGCCCGTTTAGGACAGCTATTGCGTATTGAAGGCTCAGGATTTACAGGTTTAAAGAAAGTATACATAAACGGATATTCGACCTATTTTAATGTTGTTTTTGTATCTAATAATTCGATGTTGGTAAGTGTTTCAGCAGATACGCCAATTTTAGAAGCAGATCCATCAGTTAGAAATACAATTCGTTTTGTAAATGACAATAGCGAAACCACATTTAAATTTGAAATTCGTTCAGGAAAACCTGCTATTTCAAGCATTTCGAATACAATGCCAAATCCAGGCGAAACGATTACCGTGTCAGGAAGTGGCTTAACAGAAGTCAGTAAAGTAGTTTTTCCAGGAAATGTTGAAGTAACATCAGGAATTACATCTGATGAAGATGGCGAATTCTTTATAGTTACAGTTCCAAATGGCGTTTCAGATAATGGAGGTTCATTATTTGTTCAAACTTCAAACGGAGGTGTTTATTCTCCAGCATATTTTAACTGCAAAAGAGGAATTATTTTAGATTTTGATGGAAGAGGAACTCAAGGATCTTGGAGTACAGCTACAATTCCGGGTATGATTGCACCAGCAGATCTTGAATCAGCTACAATTGGTACAGGAAATGCTTCGCACGGTAAATATGTACCACATCGTCCTGCACGACTTGCTTCTATCGCCCCAGCAACTGGACGAGCAACAGAAGCTTGGACAGCTGGAACAGGCGTAGATAACTGGAGAACGCAATTAACTCCTTTTATTCCTGCTAGTACACCTCTTGATAAAGTAGCGTTTCAGTTTGATATCTATGTGCCAGATGCGTGGAAAGATTCTGGTTACTTAAAAATATGTACAGTCAATAATTTTAATGCAGGTACATGGGCAGGAGGAGTTTACAATTACATTCCGTGGCTCGTTGATGGAAAATCAGTCGCTTTTCAGACTACAGGATGGATAACTGTAACCATTCCGTTAAATAAATTTTATCAGTGGTCTAAAGAAGCAGCTACTTTCGAAACTGTTCTGACTTACCGTGAAACTACAACGTATCAAAATTTTGGAATTTGGTTTGAAAATGCCGATGTAAAAATGAAAGACGTTCTAGGAACAGAAAGCGCAGTAGAATTTCCATCAAAAGCAACTTCTGTAAAAGTGTATACAGACAACTGGAGAATTGTACCATTAGATACGCCAGTTTACAACGATTTTAACTAA